In Flexibacter flexilis DSM 6793, a genomic segment contains:
- a CDS encoding DUF6268 family outer membrane beta-barrel protein: protein MKKIIISLSLVGLYVDISAQERDFASIQHSFSALKYNDTTANTRQTDIKIRFPVWHKNKNAVIVGASYKYLKLNKMPSVFGENLHGISLPLFGQMALSARTTLVVFGQAGFFLPTNRAICSDDFRYGAGFRLRFQHSAHFATGWGLGYGHQFFGHQIVPFIEIDYRPMGSRWSITGQFPIKPKVLYRINTRWRVGLELSGEAASFRLANKNYSLQQNQWIASAKWEYKLSARLLLSGGVGKNMRQTYKLYQNPNPDAWTIITFPVGQKSESIRRIDGKQLFAHISLSFGMPNSSQSTK, encoded by the coding sequence ATGAAAAAAATAATCATAAGTCTTTCGCTCGTCGGATTATACGTTGATATCAGTGCCCAAGAACGTGATTTTGCGAGCATTCAACATAGTTTTTCTGCATTAAAATACAATGATACCACCGCCAACACGCGCCAAACAGATATAAAAATCCGCTTTCCTGTGTGGCATAAGAACAAAAACGCCGTGATTGTTGGAGCTAGTTATAAGTATCTGAAATTAAACAAGATGCCTTCTGTTTTTGGAGAAAATCTGCACGGAATAAGCCTGCCACTTTTCGGTCAAATGGCACTTTCGGCCAGAACAACATTGGTTGTGTTTGGGCAAGCTGGTTTTTTCTTGCCAACTAACCGTGCGATATGTTCCGACGATTTTCGGTATGGGGCGGGGTTTCGATTACGATTTCAGCATTCCGCACATTTTGCCACAGGCTGGGGACTTGGATATGGGCATCAGTTCTTTGGTCACCAAATTGTTCCTTTTATCGAAATAGACTATCGGCCAATGGGTAGCCGATGGAGTATTACGGGACAGTTCCCCATCAAACCCAAAGTGTTGTATCGTATCAATACTCGCTGGAGGGTAGGACTAGAACTTTCGGGCGAAGCGGCTAGTTTCAGGCTCGCCAACAAAAATTATTCTCTACAACAAAATCAATGGATAGCCTCCGCCAAATGGGAATATAAACTCTCTGCACGGCTGCTGCTCAGTGGCGGCGTTGGCAAAAATATGCGCCAAACCTACAAATTATACCAAAACCCAAACCCTGACGCTTGGACAATTATTACGTTTCCTGTCGGCCAAAAAAGCGAATCTATCCGACGCATAGACGGCAAACAATTATTTGCGCATATTTCGCTTTCATTTGGTATGCCCAATAGCTCTCAATCAACCAAATAG
- a CDS encoding ABC transporter ATP-binding protein, with protein MNSIALKAENINKYFSTTENEKFQVLKDVSFQVNKGEFASIIGKSGCGKSTLLYILSTMDTDYEGFLYLNEQRVTGNSQNKLAAFRNEYLGFVFQFHYLLPDFTCLKNVMIPALRLQKKTREEIEYNAYEKLKILGLEEQALKSASRISGGQQQRVAIARALINEPAIIMGDEPTGNLDTKNTAIVFDIFKQLSSEFQKTIITVTHDNDFANKSDRIIEMSDGKII; from the coding sequence ATGAACAGTATTGCACTAAAAGCAGAAAATATTAACAAATATTTTTCTACTACAGAAAATGAAAAATTTCAAGTATTAAAAGATGTCTCTTTTCAGGTAAATAAAGGAGAGTTTGCTTCGATTATTGGCAAGTCTGGTTGTGGAAAATCAACACTTTTGTATATACTTTCTACAATGGATACTGATTATGAAGGGTTTTTATATTTGAATGAACAACGAGTAACAGGGAATAGTCAAAATAAATTAGCGGCTTTTCGTAACGAGTATTTAGGTTTTGTTTTTCAATTTCATTACTTATTACCCGATTTTACTTGCCTAAAAAATGTAATGATTCCAGCATTACGTTTACAAAAAAAAACAAGAGAAGAGATAGAATATAATGCCTATGAAAAATTAAAAATATTGGGTTTGGAAGAGCAGGCTTTAAAATCCGCTTCAAGAATTTCGGGTGGCCAACAACAAAGAGTTGCCATTGCACGTGCATTAATTAATGAACCAGCCATTATTATGGGCGATGAGCCAACGGGGAATTTAGATACCAAAAATACAGCCATTGTATTTGATATTTTCAAGCAACTTTCCTCTGAATTTCAAAAAACAATTATTACCGTAACGCACGATAATGATTTTGCCAATAAAAGTGATAGAATTATAGAAATGTCTGACGGAAAAATAATCTAA
- a CDS encoding ABC transporter permease translates to MNWSINTEIALTYLIARPKQTIVAALGVTFGIGMYIFMNSLITGTNNWSEKIMLNSTPHLRIHKDNSLVTNEMMNQYLGLKHINIISNPQFAYSDNRITNPDKLLSYLKANPQVIAISKQVFANVIYTHGNVAENGNLQGVNILEQDKMFDISSTMQIGRVKDLANNPNAVIIGIGLAEKLNLKVGDYLGVTAGNSVFKRLEVVGIFKTTIKAVDNAKCYTNIATIQQLLRRDRTYITDIFINIKNHTKTAYIASIIEQNTGYNVETWQQNNEQSLAGKMIRDIIANAVVVTILLVAGFGIYNILNMVIYEKIKEIAILKATGFQGNHVIEIFIKQAIMIGFIGSFSGAILGYTISFMVSKIYIGVGSITYLPVTFLIKHYIQGIIFGLLTTFFAGYIPAIRASKIDPVQIIRG, encoded by the coding sequence ATGAACTGGAGTATTAATACAGAAATCGCGCTTACTTATCTAATCGCACGCCCCAAGCAGACAATTGTGGCGGCTTTGGGAGTTACCTTCGGGATTGGAATGTATATTTTTATGAATTCGCTCATTACGGGAACTAACAACTGGTCTGAAAAAATCATGTTGAACAGTACACCACATTTGCGAATACACAAAGATAATTCACTGGTTACCAATGAGATGATGAATCAGTATTTGGGGCTAAAACACATCAATATTATTAGTAATCCGCAGTTTGCTTACTCTGATAATCGCATCACAAATCCCGACAAATTGCTATCTTATCTCAAAGCCAATCCGCAGGTAATCGCCATCAGCAAGCAAGTATTCGCCAATGTTATTTATACGCATGGAAATGTGGCGGAAAACGGGAATTTGCAAGGTGTCAATATCTTAGAGCAAGACAAAATGTTTGACATTAGCTCTACCATGCAAATAGGGAGAGTCAAAGATTTGGCCAACAATCCCAATGCCGTGATTATTGGCATTGGTTTGGCCGAAAAATTAAATCTAAAAGTCGGTGATTATTTGGGCGTAACGGCTGGCAATTCCGTATTCAAACGCTTAGAAGTTGTAGGCATTTTCAAAACAACCATTAAGGCCGTTGATAATGCCAAATGTTATACCAATATCGCTACGATTCAGCAACTGCTGCGCCGCGACCGCACCTATATCACCGACATTTTTATTAATATCAAAAATCATACAAAAACGGCTTATATTGCCTCAATAATTGAACAAAATACAGGCTATAATGTAGAAACTTGGCAGCAAAATAACGAGCAATCATTAGCAGGAAAAATGATTCGGGATATTATTGCCAATGCCGTTGTTGTTACGATTCTTTTGGTCGCAGGATTCGGAATTTATAATATTTTAAATATGGTTATTTATGAAAAAATAAAAGAAATAGCCATTCTAAAAGCAACAGGATTTCAGGGTAATCATGTAATAGAAATATTCATCAAACAAGCCATTATGATTGGTTTTATTGGTTCTTTTTCGGGCGCAATACTCGGATATACTATTTCTTTTATGGTTTCAAAAATATATATTGGAGTAGGAAGTATTACATACTTACCCGTTACTTTTTTAATAAAACACTACATACAAGGTATTATTTTTGGTTTACTTACTACTTTTTTTGCGGGTTATATTCCTGCTATTCGTGCTTCAAAAATAGATCCAGTTCAAATTATTAGAGGGTAA
- a CDS encoding efflux RND transporter periplasmic adaptor subunit has protein sequence MKIIYWFFPIILLLSTACSKKKQQLVSPTFAPITEAIFASGYLEAKNQFQLTALNDGILLGAEVQEGQVVNTGQLLFWQDNSLAALDQKTAQNNLTVARAQAQSNSATLLQLKAQLTFAQQKKELDSIQLKKIQNLFVTKSVSKLDLDNAQLAYDNAISSLQQLENNIKNTKLLLNQALQNSQTQKQIADTKSDYFYTKSTGNYKVYSILKEKGEFVRKGEVLAILGNVDEFVVVLNVDEASIKKIQERQIVLLELNTEKGNAYPATISKIYPFFDQATQSYKVEAIFDSLPKTLINGTLLQANIIVAEKDSTLLIPRACLLPNGKIVIAKDGNEQDTLQIRTGIVSTEWVEVLSGVNIMDRLVKIY, from the coding sequence ATGAAAATTATATATTGGTTCTTCCCCATTATTTTGCTCTTGAGTACGGCCTGTTCCAAGAAAAAACAACAGCTTGTTTCCCCGACATTTGCACCAATTACAGAAGCGATTTTCGCTTCTGGCTACTTGGAAGCCAAAAACCAATTTCAATTAACAGCACTCAATGATGGTATTTTGCTCGGCGCGGAAGTGCAAGAGGGGCAAGTAGTAAACACTGGTCAGCTTTTGTTTTGGCAAGACAATTCGTTGGCTGCACTCGACCAAAAAACTGCTCAAAATAATTTGACCGTAGCACGCGCACAAGCTCAAAGCAACTCGGCAACGCTACTGCAACTAAAAGCTCAATTAACTTTTGCCCAACAAAAAAAAGAGTTGGACTCGATACAACTCAAAAAAATTCAAAATCTTTTTGTAACAAAATCTGTATCTAAACTAGATTTGGACAATGCGCAACTTGCTTACGATAACGCCATTAGCAGCCTACAACAACTTGAAAACAATATAAAAAATACAAAACTATTGCTCAATCAAGCATTACAAAATAGCCAAACTCAAAAGCAAATTGCAGACACAAAGTCTGATTATTTTTATACAAAATCAACAGGTAACTATAAGGTTTATAGTATATTAAAGGAAAAAGGTGAGTTTGTTCGCAAAGGGGAAGTATTGGCCATTTTAGGAAATGTAGATGAGTTTGTGGTTGTATTGAATGTGGACGAAGCCAGTATCAAAAAAATACAAGAAAGACAAATCGTTCTTTTAGAATTAAATACCGAAAAGGGTAATGCTTATCCCGCCACTATTTCTAAAATATATCCATTTTTTGACCAAGCAACGCAAAGCTATAAAGTAGAGGCCATCTTTGATTCTTTGCCCAAAACACTCATCAATGGCACGCTGCTACAAGCCAACATTATCGTTGCGGAGAAAGATTCTACATTGCTCATTCCCAGAGCCTGCTTACTACCAAACGGCAAAATAGTAATTGCAAAGGATGGAAATGAACAAGACACACTCCAAATCCGTACGGGAATCGTCTCGACCGAATGGGTAGAAGTATTGAGCGGAGTTAATATTATGGACAGATTAGTCAAAATTTACTAA
- a CDS encoding TolC family protein, whose protein sequence is MFSFLMIRSTLHITICGILTIFVLISPSKAQKNISSVEDLWKYANDNNIQIKTAFNEKYAAEYTKKQAYSKLFPSIYLSGSMTDNITIQPTLVPATLFNSAANPENYTEVKFGKRYNYNGNISAQWEIFNANNLYNIKYASISRNIGNTNIKQQKKYIYTQISSGYITAIMLEEKSKIFIQNMYNYQELYKISQNQYAQGTISEITLNNVLITQQKIENSFNLISYQKIENYHNLKVLLNTEDSIIIPLQFLHYSLDSTSQYSPKAQPEELISEQQYLMQHTQLQGAKAAFYPTVSINYQYTNQIVENDLLAFSNTNKIPQQFWNIKMSIPVFQGNSRRYEIQKNKVLEQSKWQMYEAVQKQQKLYFKSNYAAYRSAIQAFRSSQQIMALAQKNDTHAQQKLQEGIIALDERLRYYNDLLLYQADYIEALQNLLIQEVNLKIQQQNFD, encoded by the coding sequence ATGTTTAGTTTTTTAATGATACGCAGTACTTTGCATATTACAATATGTGGTATATTAACAATATTTGTACTTATATCACCATCAAAGGCACAAAAAAACATATCTTCAGTAGAAGATTTGTGGAAATATGCTAATGATAATAACATACAAATAAAAACTGCTTTTAATGAAAAATATGCCGCTGAATACACAAAAAAACAGGCATATTCTAAATTATTTCCTAGCATTTATCTGAGTGGTAGTATGACAGATAATATTACTATTCAACCTACATTAGTTCCTGCTACTTTATTTAATTCGGCGGCTAATCCTGAAAATTATACAGAAGTAAAATTTGGTAAAAGGTATAATTATAATGGAAATATTTCAGCACAATGGGAGATATTTAACGCTAATAATTTATACAATATCAAATATGCTTCCATATCTAGAAATATTGGAAATACGAATATAAAGCAACAAAAAAAATATATTTATACTCAAATTTCTTCTGGTTATATTACCGCTATTATGTTAGAAGAAAAGAGTAAAATATTTATTCAAAATATGTATAACTATCAAGAGTTATACAAAATTAGCCAGAACCAATATGCACAAGGAACTATAAGTGAAATTACACTTAATAATGTTTTGATTACGCAACAAAAAATAGAAAATAGTTTCAATTTAATATCATATCAAAAAATAGAAAACTATCATAATTTGAAAGTCTTACTCAATACGGAAGATTCTATTATTATACCGCTACAATTTCTTCATTACAGCCTTGATAGCACTTCTCAATATAGCCCAAAAGCACAGCCTGAAGAACTAATTTCGGAGCAACAATATTTGATGCAACATACACAGTTACAAGGTGCTAAGGCTGCATTTTATCCAACAGTATCTATCAATTATCAATATACCAATCAGATAGTTGAAAATGATTTGTTGGCGTTTAGTAATACCAACAAAATCCCACAACAATTCTGGAATATAAAAATGTCTATTCCCGTTTTTCAGGGCAATAGTCGCAGATATGAAATTCAAAAAAATAAAGTGTTGGAGCAAAGCAAATGGCAAATGTATGAGGCCGTCCAAAAACAACAAAAACTTTATTTTAAAAGTAATTATGCTGCGTATCGTAGTGCGATTCAGGCGTTTAGAAGTAGCCAGCAAATAATGGCTTTAGCGCAAAAAAATGATACACACGCGCAGCAAAAACTTCAGGAAGGTATCATTGCGCTAGATGAGCGTCTTCGATATTACAATGATTTGCTTCTGTATCAGGCCGACTATATAGAAGCACTACAAAACCTTCTTATACAGGAAGTTAACTTAAAAATACAACAACAAAATTTTGACTAA
- a CDS encoding DUF2147 domain-containing protein, whose translation MKTLIYMTILMVNFWFTANAHIATANPDTILGKWQNDDGRIIEFTKNQTAYDAFIVDAPDKKLIRAKQISGLVFDGNQYNNGTLYLIKKQKKVSCYAKIINDNILVITANNNYFSKSQTWHKVQ comes from the coding sequence ATGAAAACATTAATTTACATGACCATTTTGATGGTTAACTTTTGGTTTACGGCCAATGCACACATTGCCACGGCCAACCCTGATACGATACTGGGCAAATGGCAAAATGATGATGGAAGAATAATTGAATTTACTAAAAATCAAACTGCTTATGACGCATTTATTGTAGATGCTCCCGATAAAAAACTAATTAGAGCAAAGCAAATTTCAGGCCTTGTATTTGATGGTAACCAATATAATAATGGAACATTATATCTTATCAAAAAACAAAAAAAAGTAAGTTGTTACGCAAAAATAATAAATGATAATATATTGGTTATTACTGCAAATAACAACTATTTCTCTAAGTCTCAAACTTGGCACAAAGTGCAATAA
- a CDS encoding LytR/AlgR family response regulator transcription factor gives MKNILIIEDEINAASEVANMLQEIDDEIIILKIIDSVESAIDWFGNNPPPDLIFSDIQLSDGLSFEIFDKVIINSPIVFCTAFDEYMMNAFDTNAISYLLKPVSEDMLLKALNKFKQLQSSFEKKTYQSKVYGLLNQIKPSYKKTILINQKDKIIPLATKEIAFFCLDRSIIHIVTHTNQKFFTTNTLDEIEKSLEPDTFYRANRQFIINKNYINSIERFFARKLVIKLIVNTPEPVVISKAKSSEFLEWLEGNTL, from the coding sequence ATGAAAAACATATTAATTATTGAAGACGAAATAAATGCAGCAAGTGAGGTAGCAAACATGTTGCAAGAAATTGATGACGAAATTATTATATTAAAAATAATTGACTCGGTAGAATCGGCAATAGATTGGTTTGGCAATAACCCGCCACCCGATTTAATATTTTCGGATATTCAACTCTCTGATGGTCTATCATTCGAAATATTTGATAAAGTAATTATCAATAGTCCCATCGTATTTTGTACGGCTTTTGATGAATATATGATGAACGCTTTTGATACAAATGCGATTAGTTATTTATTAAAACCAGTGAGCGAGGATATGCTATTAAAAGCACTCAATAAATTCAAGCAATTGCAATCTTCTTTTGAAAAAAAAACGTACCAATCCAAAGTATATGGTTTATTAAATCAAATAAAGCCTAGTTATAAAAAAACAATTCTTATCAATCAAAAAGATAAAATTATACCATTAGCAACCAAAGAAATAGCTTTTTTTTGTTTGGATAGAAGTATTATTCATATCGTTACGCACACTAATCAGAAATTTTTCACAACAAATACACTCGATGAGATAGAAAAATCTTTAGAGCCTGATACTTTTTATCGGGCTAATAGACAGTTTATTATTAATAAGAATTACATCAATAGTATTGAGCGATTTTTTGCACGGAAATTAGTAATAAAACTTATCGTAAATACACCAGAACCTGTTGTAATTAGTAAGGCCAAATCTTCTGAGTTTTTAGAATGGTTAGAAGGCAATACTTTATAG